The Hevea brasiliensis isolate MT/VB/25A 57/8 chromosome 9, ASM3005281v1, whole genome shotgun sequence nucleotide sequence taaaatgaatgaaatttaatatatatattcaacttaaagtcattaattttagaaattatgATATAACTAATTTTATTGGttcgattatttttttttttataattttattttattttattctttaataatattttttctcATCATTAGAACGAACTTATTCAACGGCTATGATCTATTCAAGTCAGGATATCGCTTGAGAAAACAAAAAAGTCAAACGCTTCAAATAACCCAGATCTTTCGGGGGCACGGGCATTTGAACAGTCAGCTGCTCTATCCATGTCAATCCCCAAAGTTCCGGGTCAAATTCCTGATGTTGGTTCTTTCCGACCCGAAATGAATAGGTCCGACCACCAGGAACGCGCCGCTGATACGCTCTCTGATCCTCTCCTTCCAAACGGCTCCTTCATCAACGCTAAAAACAACTTCTCCACCAGCGGGCACACCACAAACAAACCAAACAGAGATAGTCACCAAGCGGCTCCGCAGTCGTCTGGTTCAGCGAATCCCGTGGAGACGGAGACGCAGACACCGACACCGACACCGACGCTGCCTAAATCGAGGAGAAAAGCACCGGTGCTGTCGTCGGAATCGGCGATTGGGTTGCCGCCGGGATGGTTAGTTGAAGATCGGGTTAGGACCTCCGGGGCAACGGCTGGCATGGTAGATAAGGTCAGTTTCCTCTTTCAGCTAATTAATGCTATTTTTCTATTCTACATTCAGTGATTGAATgatcttttctcttctttttttttttccaatacaTTTGGATGATTTTTCTGGTTTTTATGGCCCTTTCCAGCATTGTACTGCATTTTAGTCCACATAGTTGTGATTTTACGCATGCTCAATTCTTCAAATTCTGTCAAATATCTTCTGCTTAGTCAATCAAATATTTTACAGTGAGAGAATATGTCAAAGATTTTGTTTTTGTTTGCTTCTTCTTTAGATTGATTTCAATCTTCCTCTTGGACATGAGAGCTTACAAGTTAGGCAAAAAGTAGGTCAGGACATTTTATGGTATAAAAACTTTTATATGTGCTCCTTGTAGATGGAAAATCTCTTTGTTGTAGAATAATGACTAACTAGATAACTAGTTAGTTTAGTAGTTTTCTTTCTCAAATTGCTGCTCTAGATTTTATTCTTGATCACATATGACAACATATTGCATCATCTAGCACGCTTTCACCCTTCCTCTTGAAAACGAGTGCTTACAATTTGAATAGGGTAGTTGAGGATTCATATGgagtttattattttatatgtgttCATTAGAAATGGAAGGAATAATTGTTCATCTTTTAGGTGGACAGTCCCTTTTGTTCAGAGTAATGGACACCTTGATAACCAGTCCCTTGTTATCTTTTCTTAAATTTGCAGGTCTATCTGTTAAAAGCAGGTCGTTTATTCCTAAACGGTTAACACTTTTGTTTGATATATAGAATGGTCGGAGATGTACTAGATCCAATATATTTGGCATTGTAAAAATGCTGGTCAATTTGCGTATTAATATGAGCTTAAGTAATTAGGTTACAATCACAATCAAGTTAATGTTATAACCTATCCACTTCTATATTTaacctttatttattttttattttttttatttccctaATGTGGTATATGTAATTTCAACAAGTATGCTtggtaattataattattaaagacTCAAGGCATACTAAGGTGCCGAGGGATCTTGGAGCTTAGGTGCAAGCACACGCCCAAGCAAGGTAAGGCACCAAACAAAATCATAAAAGTCAAATAAAGGTGAAtatttcatcaaatttcaaataacataaaactgaaaataataataactaatgaGCATTTAAATACTAATATATTATAACTTGAATAGTCTTTTAATACTCGCCGAAGGTGGAAATAAAGATGATGCACCTTTCTAAAGCCTTGTGTCTAGGACAAGGTATACACCTAGGTGCATAAGGTGAGGGCCTGGTGAATGTCAACCACCTTTATCCTGTAAAGGCGCTAGGGTTGGAGCCTGATGAGCTTTGAGCTTGAGGTGCGTCTTTAATAACTATGCTTATAATTAGGGCCATTACTAAGATGCATAGTATGAAATGTCCACCTCAGTTTTGGTGTGGGTTGCAATATAAGAAAACATATTGTAGTTGGTTGAATTTGGTTTGAGATTCTGAAAAAAGCTAATGAACTTGAATGAAActgaaattcaatcaaatatgTTAATTTTGCCAaaagtattttatataattaaaatgtgATAAAAACATCAATACTGTTTCTGATGTTGTTGGTTTGGTTTGCTCTATCGAGGTGAATCCAGTGCTATTCATTTTACAACAGATATGTTCACTTTAGTCTTATTTGGACCAAATAGTCTAAGATATTAGAAGAAAATGaacaaaccaaccatatcatatCTGATTAGACTAATGttattcctttcttttcttttcttttctttttgtttgtttttgaatttgaatttgaatttgaatttgatatTCTTTATTGTTTCCACAAACTAGTCAAAGTTGACCTTGAACTTGAATGTTCTTATTGCGCCTGATTTCAGGCTCAAACAACTCCTAATTGAGGGGTGATTCACTATGCATTATGAGGCTTGGTCCAAATTTAGGATTCTCAAGGGATTTCACTTGTTGCCTTggattaaggaaaaaaaaatgttgactAAACATTAAAAGTTAACTTTCATATGGATAAAACTTATGCAGATATATAGGGCCTTATCATAGCCCAAAAATCTATCACTTGCAACTGAAAGCAGATAGGTTTGATTTTATAATGCTTTCCAGTATAAAACCAtaacttttaattattttgaatCCGTTCcttttagctttatttttattCACATTGTATATATATGATAAAGCTACAACTTGattacttgttcttcactgttgtaACTATAACTGGTAGTGTCCAAAATGTGTTTGATTTTCATGCTCAAGCTATGCCTAAGATTTGCAGGAAATCAAGTTCAGATTTTCCTTTTAGGATTTGTATTGGGGTGTGTACAATATGTGTCCTTGCAAAATACATGCTAGAGACATGCCTCTGAGGAATTTTATgaacattaaaaattaaaaataatgaatGGCATTGAGAAGAATGCCTTTTGTTAAGTTTTTAAGATGCCATTAACAATTCTATAAGGTTGTAACAGTAAAAGATTTGGTAACCTCCTTTTCACCTTCATTATGTAGTAGGCAAATATGTGCAGCTACGCGCAACCAAAGAATAATAGGTATAGTTTGGACCATGACAAAGTATTACAAATTATCTCATTGTTCTTTTAGGAAGAATAGGAAAACAACGTAATCTTACCTCTACTTGTTTCTTCTCTAAGGTGAAGTTTGCTACTGCCTCTTATCAACTTATATTAGCAAAAGCTCTTCAGTGTATCTAACTCTCCAACGTTTAAgtaaaaaatttaactaaatccTAGTATCAGACTAGTTGCAATTGTACTATTCTTTTTCAATTTAAACATTCTGTGAGCTGTTGGCGCTAAATCAGTTTTTGCACTTCTGTCCACATCATTTTGCCTCTCCTCTTTTTTGCTCCTATTAGCTAGCATTCGCCTATTTTTCCTATTGCTAGCATTCGCCTATTTTTCTATATGTATGCATTCATGTTTCTATTTTGGACAATGATAAATTTACCACCTGGTTTTCAAAACAGTAGAAGTATTCGTAGTTCACCTAGTGATTAAATTATTGCCACATGATTCATCTCTAGATAATgtttatattatttctctgtttgGAGGTTAAATTTTTGTTTTATGCACTTATCTGTTGTTAGATGTAGGGATAATTACACAATTGTATTTGCATTTTTCCAATTTTGCTGTTTCTgcatcataaattttaatttttttaataataaagtgTCTGAATGGACTTTGTTCTCTAATCAAATGCATTTGGCTGGTTTTCCTTGCTTGAGTGCTAATATGGACAAAATGGGCCCATGTTTCACCAATGATGTTGCTTAGCCAGATTTCTAACAGAAAAAATGTTCATGTGAGGGGGCATGAAACTTGTAAAATCAGTAGACCAAAATAATCCTTGGTAGAAATCAGACTTAATAATGCTA carries:
- the LOC110660127 gene encoding methyl-CpG-binding domain-containing protein 5, whose amino-acid sequence is MSIPKVPGQIPDVGSFRPEMNRSDHQERAADTLSDPLLPNGSFINAKNNFSTSGHTTNKPNRDSHQAAPQSSGSANPVETETQTPTPTPTLPKSRRKAPVLSSESAIGLPPGWLVEDRVRTSGATAGMVDKYYIEPVSGRRFRSKKEVQHYLETGTLKKNKRVTENSEDDVNHPEGSRSRNKKATKNAKRPEMKFDYLNVPDRIEWVLEDANEDAWTPFIGGKKVTEYDKQNWEFEMLHLHH